One genomic window of Pirellulales bacterium includes the following:
- the murB gene encoding UDP-N-acetylmuramate dehydrogenase, which yields MKSLFGGFEKIVREGEPLAPHTWFRLGGPAEFFAEPNSVEELAALVRRCHDAGVQIRLLGGGSNLLVRDDGVEGLVVRLATAPFSEISVQGRAVAVGGGAKLGHVVSTVVREGLAGLETLVGIPGTVGGALHGNAGSRGGDVGQWTSRATVISRSGEILQREREDLVFSYRQSSLDDLAILACQFQLEEDDPQELTKRMQTQWIVKRAAQPLGDKPAGCIFKNPRGISAGMLIEQAGLKGQHVGGAEVSDRHANFIVVAPEAKSADVLKLIDLVRARVAEHLGVELETELEIW from the coding sequence ATGAAGTCTTTGTTCGGCGGTTTCGAGAAAATCGTTCGCGAAGGGGAGCCGCTGGCTCCGCACACCTGGTTTCGCCTTGGCGGACCGGCCGAGTTTTTCGCCGAGCCAAATTCCGTGGAAGAATTGGCGGCCCTGGTGCGCCGCTGCCATGATGCCGGCGTGCAAATCCGATTGTTGGGCGGTGGATCGAATCTGCTGGTGCGCGACGACGGCGTCGAAGGGCTTGTCGTGCGGCTGGCGACGGCCCCGTTTTCCGAAATCAGCGTCCAAGGTCGCGCCGTTGCGGTCGGCGGCGGGGCCAAGCTGGGGCACGTCGTCTCGACCGTCGTTCGCGAAGGGCTCGCCGGATTGGAAACGCTGGTGGGCATTCCCGGCACCGTCGGCGGCGCGCTGCACGGCAATGCCGGCAGCCGCGGCGGCGATGTCGGGCAATGGACTTCCCGAGCGACGGTCATAAGCCGGTCGGGAGAGATCTTGCAGCGTGAACGCGAAGACCTCGTGTTCTCTTACCGCCAAAGCAGCCTCGACGATTTGGCGATCCTGGCGTGCCAATTCCAATTGGAGGAAGACGATCCGCAAGAATTGACGAAGCGGATGCAAACGCAATGGATCGTCAAACGGGCCGCGCAACCGCTGGGCGACAAACCGGCCGGCTGCATTTTCAAGAATCCCCGCGGGATCAGCGCGGGCATGCTGATCGAGCAGGCCGGCCTGAAGGGCCAGCATGTCGGCGGCGCCGAAGTGAGCGACCGGCACGCCAATTTCATCGTCGTCGCGCCGGAAGCTAAATCAGCCGACGTGCTCAAGCTCATCGACCTGGTTCGCGCCCGAGTCGCCGAACACCTTGGCGTGGAACTCGAAACCGAACTCGAAATCTGGTGA
- a CDS encoding TolC family protein produces MATTTETPIPAGGAVPAAFQTLDTSVPPLAPSPPETAGRCDDDPFAGQSQLEPDALVAAVIDRNPSLAAMSAAWQADAERYPQAVSLDDPMLSMSVAPASIGSTTNDVGWIVRGSQKIPWSGKRDLRGEQAEAGASAARLDLADAEIRLVAAARVALWDYYLVRRQKELNAENRVALKGFRDTAQAKYRAAQVTQQDVLAADVELAEIERREFELNRMESVAIARINTLLHRSADHPLPPPRRPRSAQAAPPVVWLQQLAVERRPDLAAIGAELRAEQAAVELAERDYYPDLEVFGLYNGNWQGASRQLAPMVGVNMNVPLDNARRQAAVREASARVEQRRWQYEAKLDEIHSEVQIAYARLTESDKTLALYRQTILPAAGQYLEAARGNYTANTLDFLHLIDAERRLIQLREQYEVALAERERRGAELQEAAGGAWPQAAGPEAVPTPPGKEKD; encoded by the coding sequence GTGGCGACAACAACGGAAACGCCGATACCCGCCGGCGGCGCGGTTCCGGCCGCATTCCAAACCTTGGATACGAGCGTCCCGCCCCTCGCACCGTCTCCGCCCGAAACCGCTGGTCGTTGCGACGACGATCCGTTTGCCGGTCAATCGCAGCTCGAGCCCGATGCGCTGGTCGCGGCGGTGATCGACCGCAATCCGTCGCTGGCGGCGATGAGCGCCGCGTGGCAGGCCGACGCGGAGCGCTATCCACAGGCCGTTTCGCTGGACGACCCGATGCTATCGATGTCGGTGGCGCCCGCTTCGATCGGGTCGACGACCAACGACGTGGGATGGATCGTGCGGGGTTCGCAAAAAATTCCCTGGTCAGGAAAGCGCGATCTGCGCGGCGAGCAGGCCGAGGCCGGCGCCTCGGCCGCCCGACTCGATTTGGCCGACGCCGAAATCCGGCTGGTCGCAGCCGCCCGCGTCGCACTATGGGACTATTATCTCGTGCGCCGGCAAAAGGAATTGAACGCTGAAAATCGTGTTGCCCTGAAGGGGTTTCGCGACACGGCGCAAGCGAAGTATCGGGCCGCGCAGGTGACGCAGCAAGACGTTCTGGCGGCCGACGTGGAATTGGCCGAGATCGAGCGCCGCGAATTCGAGCTGAACCGGATGGAATCGGTGGCGATCGCTCGCATCAACACGCTGTTGCACCGCTCGGCCGATCATCCTTTGCCGCCGCCGCGTCGGCCTCGGTCGGCTCAAGCGGCGCCGCCGGTCGTGTGGCTGCAGCAATTGGCCGTCGAGCGCCGCCCCGATCTGGCGGCGATCGGGGCTGAGCTGCGGGCGGAGCAAGCGGCCGTCGAACTGGCCGAGCGCGACTACTATCCCGATCTGGAGGTGTTCGGCCTGTACAACGGCAATTGGCAGGGAGCCAGCCGCCAGCTTGCGCCGATGGTGGGCGTGAATATGAACGTGCCTCTCGACAACGCTCGACGGCAAGCGGCCGTACGCGAAGCGTCGGCACGCGTCGAGCAGCGCCGTTGGCAATACGAAGCCAAACTGGACGAGATTCATTCCGAAGTGCAAATCGCCTACGCCCGTTTGACCGAATCCGACAAGACGCTCGCCCTCTATCGCCAAACGATCCTTCCGGCCGCGGGGCAATATCTGGAAGCCGCCCGCGGCAATTACACGGCGAACACGCTCGACTTTCTCCATCTGATCGACGCCGAGCGACGCTTGATTCAATTGCGCGAACAATATGAGGTGGCGCTAGCCGAACGCGAACGCCGCGGGGCGGAGTTGCAAGAGGCCGCCGGCGGCGCATGGCCCCAAGCCGCCGGCCCGGAAGCCGTCCCGACTCCACCGGGGAAAGAAAAAGATTGA
- a CDS encoding efflux RND transporter periplasmic adaptor subunit — translation MGKRARFLFKVVEIRLRFILILVATFVLIGKWDTIKNHWEKWTRPGTKVVQASSDTEYFCPMHPSVVRESLEPDGSLPKCPICGMPLSQRKKGAKAVLPVGVLSRVQLSPERIEMAGIKTAEIAYRPLARKIETVGFVDYDESRRSRIVTRVSGYIEKLFVDKTFMNVQKGEPLALLYSPELYSTVQELDLALARGTADMIESGKQRLRLLGIKQPEIEEIVARGQMIRAINSKNAAGVESARDRLRQLGIADAEIDDLARGRQTEPGLVIRSPSVGHVIAKNIELGDRVEPGTTLFEIADLSQVWVEADVFERDIPLLKMGQTVEITAEALPNQTITGTIILVHPHLETATRTNRIRIQLPNPGHLLRPGMYATVKIDVPFAGLEPYKSRPAPMPREAKHASDKTLIAFQKTCPVTGNELGSMGEPVRRQIGERVVFLCCPACIEKFEQSKDKYLAQISNESSAAPKGEVLVVPESAVIDTGSQKIVYIENEPGVFDGISVELGPESDGFYPVVKGLRAGQRVAAAGAFLVDAETRLNPAAGSTYLGASGGPDNRGAKP, via the coding sequence ATGGGGAAGCGAGCCCGGTTCCTGTTCAAGGTGGTTGAGATCCGCCTGCGGTTCATTCTGATTCTCGTGGCCACGTTCGTGCTGATCGGCAAATGGGACACGATCAAGAACCATTGGGAGAAATGGACTCGCCCCGGCACGAAAGTTGTCCAGGCAAGTTCCGATACGGAATATTTTTGCCCGATGCATCCGTCGGTCGTTCGCGAGTCGCTGGAGCCGGATGGTTCACTACCCAAATGCCCGATCTGCGGCATGCCGCTATCGCAACGGAAAAAGGGAGCAAAGGCGGTGCTGCCGGTGGGTGTGCTCAGCCGCGTGCAGCTTTCGCCCGAACGGATCGAAATGGCCGGCATCAAGACGGCGGAAATCGCTTATCGCCCGCTCGCAAGGAAAATCGAGACCGTCGGGTTCGTCGATTACGACGAAAGCCGCCGGTCGCGGATCGTGACGCGGGTGAGCGGATATATCGAGAAACTATTCGTCGATAAGACGTTCATGAACGTCCAAAAAGGAGAACCGCTGGCGCTGCTTTATAGCCCCGAGTTGTATAGCACGGTGCAGGAGTTGGACCTCGCGCTGGCCCGCGGCACCGCCGACATGATCGAGAGCGGCAAGCAACGGCTGCGGCTGCTGGGAATCAAGCAACCGGAGATCGAAGAGATCGTGGCCCGCGGGCAGATGATTCGGGCGATCAACAGCAAGAATGCGGCCGGCGTCGAATCGGCCCGCGACCGGTTGCGACAACTTGGCATCGCCGATGCCGAAATCGACGACCTCGCGCGCGGCAGGCAAACCGAGCCCGGATTGGTGATCCGTTCTCCAAGCGTCGGACACGTCATCGCCAAGAATATCGAACTGGGCGACCGGGTCGAGCCGGGCACGACGCTCTTCGAAATCGCCGATCTATCGCAAGTCTGGGTCGAGGCCGATGTCTTCGAGCGCGACATTCCGCTGTTGAAAATGGGGCAGACGGTCGAAATCACGGCGGAAGCCCTGCCGAATCAAACGATCACCGGCACGATCATCCTCGTCCATCCGCATCTCGAAACGGCCACCCGCACCAACCGGATTCGCATTCAATTGCCGAATCCGGGCCACTTGCTGCGGCCGGGTATGTATGCCACGGTCAAAATCGACGTGCCATTTGCCGGACTGGAGCCGTACAAAAGCCGGCCCGCGCCGATGCCTCGCGAAGCCAAGCATGCGAGCGACAAGACGTTGATCGCGTTTCAAAAGACTTGCCCCGTGACGGGCAACGAATTGGGGAGCATGGGCGAGCCCGTGCGGCGACAAATCGGGGAGCGCGTTGTGTTTCTTTGTTGCCCTGCTTGCATCGAGAAGTTCGAGCAGTCCAAGGATAAATACCTCGCACAGATCAGCAACGAGTCGAGTGCCGCCCCGAAGGGAGAAGTGCTCGTGGTTCCTGAATCGGCAGTAATCGACACCGGCTCGCAGAAAATCGTTTACATCGAGAACGAGCCGGGTGTTTTCGATGGAATCAGCGTGGAGCTCGGGCCCGAGTCGGATGGCTTCTATCCCGTGGTCAAAGGATTGCGCGCCGGTCAGAGAGTCGCCGCGGCGGGCGCGTTTCTGGTCGATGCCGAGACGCGGCTGAACCCCGCGGCGGGTTCGACCTACCTCGGCGCAAGCGGCGGCCCCGACAACCGCGGCGCGAAACCATAA
- a CDS encoding efflux RND transporter permease subunit — MIERIIEFSIRNRFVVIVATLAMIAMGVYAVVNTPIDAIPDLSENQVIVFTDWMGRSPREIEDQVTYPLSVNLQGLAGVKAIRASSEFNFSMINIIFDDKVDFYFARERVSERLALASTFLPQGVVPYLAPDATALGQIFWYTVEGEGQDLGRLRDIQDWNVRYQLNSVPGVAQVASVGGYPIEYQIDVDPLKLRAYGITLGELYAAVERSNSSVGGRVIHKGNAEYLVRGVGWIKSKRDIEQIVIKTQAATGTPITVANLASVSLGTQFRRSVLEKNGNEVVGGVVMMRYGENPLDVTQRIKQKIVEIQPGLPAGVRIVPFYDRTRLIHGAIHTLSEVLTHEMIIASLAVLLILMHFRSALLICLTLPLSVLVSFILMRAFGIASNIMSLSGIAISIGILVDQAIVMVENATHHLTGHFGGRRVTGDIRELVIPACRTVGRPIFFSVMIILISFMPVFALTGQEGKTFHPLAFTKSFAMIGVAILSITLVPALIPTFIRGRLRREEESWLVRTLIDIYKPVLNWAMPHRNVVLWLFAVLLILGAGLFPLNALLGIPWGTAFLIVLAVVTIGTVAFIDGRKWQLLSFASLAILGLIASDFRRIGEEYMPPLDEGSILDMPISIPRVSVTEAADDLKARDAMLRQFPEVEQVVGKAGRAETPTDPAPLDMIETVVNLRPKEYWPKRHLRYPDAIAQTGIVLATLEDRKLIQAPASPADRQDLINDAAMAATGRLDTALRGLILDRYSEFERRLEFQLTREFIAHLVGIWRSSGQLLKPVDDAKIDQLAHQLSAKAGPWLAAGAAQEDVNQLMRQLAEALDQEKFVDLRQPGVMSLPRGPIATAWSGIVEQLGVEPATLFTAMQQFVQQRRDQAWSEMAGRLNYEVFDQAVGAFDWYCIEELRKIAAERAADGHPASNTTNNGVAKQAGKGTAPTAELQSLRADLDKRFGRGLLLWQTSKEELVKEMDSTIQVPGWSNIFTQPIINRIDMLATGVRTMIGVKVFGNNLDQIQKVSQQVAEVLRKVPGAVGVVPDQIVGKGYLEITIDRGRAARYGVNVGDVQDVIEVALGGKPITTTVEGRERHPVRIRYARDARADEEHIKNLLINAAGGAAAGDGGAAMDSGNSAKAGITRSRPLQIPLASVADVRIVEGPSEIKSENGMLRAYVQLNVNTPDLVGFVEQARRRVEQDVKLPVGMHLEWSGQFEHKLRADRTMRWVMPLVLVLIFVILYLTYNDHADAVLMMMAVPEALVGGVFFLWLTGHSYSVAVQVGFIACFGMATETGIIMLVYLREAIERRGGLENIASLDELKQAIVEGAVHRLRPKLLTEGVAIVALAPMLWASGTGHEVLSAMAAPVLGGLLISDEVVDLFLPVRFYWVRRHRWLGLHSKSNSTGSNRESV, encoded by the coding sequence ATGATCGAACGCATCATCGAATTCTCGATACGGAACCGCTTCGTGGTGATCGTGGCCACGCTCGCGATGATCGCAATGGGTGTTTATGCGGTGGTCAACACGCCCATCGACGCGATCCCCGATCTGTCGGAGAACCAGGTAATCGTGTTCACCGATTGGATGGGCCGTAGCCCGCGCGAGATCGAAGATCAGGTCACCTACCCGCTGTCGGTCAATCTTCAGGGCCTGGCGGGCGTGAAAGCGATTCGGGCGTCGAGCGAATTCAATTTCTCGATGATCAATATCATCTTCGACGACAAGGTCGATTTCTATTTTGCCCGCGAACGAGTCTCCGAGCGGCTGGCGCTGGCCAGCACGTTTCTGCCGCAGGGCGTCGTTCCGTATTTGGCGCCGGACGCGACCGCGCTGGGGCAAATCTTTTGGTACACCGTCGAAGGCGAGGGCCAGGACCTTGGCCGCCTCCGCGATATTCAAGATTGGAACGTGCGCTACCAGTTGAACTCGGTGCCGGGCGTGGCCCAAGTTGCGTCGGTCGGTGGTTATCCGATCGAATATCAGATCGACGTCGATCCGCTGAAGCTGCGTGCCTATGGCATCACGCTCGGCGAACTCTATGCGGCCGTCGAGCGCTCGAATTCGTCGGTCGGGGGGCGCGTGATTCACAAGGGCAACGCCGAATATCTCGTGCGCGGCGTCGGCTGGATCAAGTCGAAACGCGACATCGAGCAGATCGTTATCAAGACTCAAGCGGCGACTGGCACGCCGATCACGGTGGCGAATCTGGCCTCCGTCAGCCTTGGGACTCAGTTTCGACGCAGCGTGCTTGAGAAAAATGGGAATGAAGTCGTCGGCGGCGTGGTGATGATGCGCTACGGCGAAAATCCGCTCGACGTTACCCAACGCATCAAACAAAAGATCGTCGAGATCCAGCCGGGATTGCCCGCCGGAGTGCGAATTGTTCCTTTCTACGACCGCACCCGGCTAATTCACGGCGCGATCCACACGCTCTCCGAAGTGCTCACGCACGAAATGATCATCGCCTCGCTGGCCGTGCTGCTAATCCTAATGCACTTTCGCAGCGCGCTGCTGATCTGTCTGACGCTGCCCCTGTCGGTGTTGGTGTCATTCATCCTGATGCGCGCGTTCGGCATCGCGTCGAACATCATGTCGCTTTCGGGCATTGCAATTTCGATCGGCATCTTGGTCGATCAAGCGATCGTGATGGTCGAAAACGCGACGCATCATCTCACCGGCCATTTCGGCGGCCGGCGCGTGACCGGCGATATTCGCGAGCTGGTGATTCCGGCCTGCCGCACGGTGGGGCGGCCGATTTTCTTTTCGGTGATGATCATCCTGATTTCATTCATGCCCGTTTTTGCGCTGACGGGCCAAGAGGGCAAGACCTTTCACCCGTTGGCGTTCACCAAAAGCTTCGCGATGATCGGCGTGGCGATCCTGTCGATCACGCTCGTGCCGGCCCTGATCCCCACATTCATTCGGGGCCGCCTGCGGCGCGAAGAGGAAAGTTGGCTCGTGCGCACGCTGATCGATATCTACAAGCCGGTGTTGAATTGGGCGATGCCGCATCGCAACGTCGTGCTATGGCTGTTCGCGGTGCTGCTGATCCTTGGCGCGGGCCTGTTTCCGCTCAACGCGCTGCTCGGCATTCCCTGGGGCACGGCGTTTCTGATCGTGCTCGCCGTCGTCACGATCGGAACGGTCGCGTTCATCGACGGCCGAAAATGGCAACTGCTGTCGTTCGCGAGCCTCGCGATTCTGGGATTGATCGCTTCCGATTTCCGCAGGATCGGCGAAGAGTATATGCCGCCGCTCGACGAAGGCAGCATTTTGGACATGCCGATCAGCATCCCGCGCGTGTCGGTCACGGAAGCGGCTGACGATCTGAAAGCCCGAGACGCCATGCTGCGGCAGTTTCCCGAAGTCGAGCAAGTCGTCGGCAAGGCCGGCCGAGCGGAAACGCCGACCGATCCGGCTCCCTTGGATATGATTGAAACGGTGGTGAATCTGCGGCCAAAGGAATATTGGCCCAAGCGACATTTGCGTTATCCCGACGCGATCGCTCAGACGGGCATCGTGCTCGCGACCTTGGAAGACCGCAAGTTAATCCAGGCGCCCGCGAGTCCCGCCGACCGCCAGGATTTAATCAACGACGCCGCGATGGCCGCCACCGGTCGGCTCGATACCGCCCTGCGCGGATTGATCCTCGATCGCTATTCGGAGTTCGAACGCCGGCTGGAATTTCAATTGACGCGCGAGTTCATCGCCCACTTGGTGGGAATATGGCGATCCTCCGGCCAGCTTTTGAAGCCGGTTGATGATGCGAAGATCGACCAGCTCGCGCACCAGCTTTCCGCGAAAGCTGGGCCGTGGCTCGCTGCGGGAGCCGCACAAGAAGACGTTAATCAATTGATGCGGCAGCTGGCCGAGGCCCTCGACCAGGAAAAGTTCGTCGATCTGCGCCAGCCAGGTGTAATGAGCCTGCCGCGCGGGCCGATCGCTACGGCTTGGAGCGGCATCGTCGAACAATTGGGCGTCGAACCGGCGACCTTGTTCACGGCGATGCAGCAGTTCGTCCAACAACGCCGCGACCAAGCTTGGAGCGAAATGGCCGGAAGATTGAATTATGAAGTTTTCGATCAGGCAGTCGGTGCGTTCGATTGGTATTGCATCGAAGAGCTGCGCAAAATCGCCGCTGAAAGAGCAGCCGACGGTCATCCGGCTTCCAACACGACGAACAACGGCGTCGCGAAGCAGGCCGGCAAAGGGACCGCGCCAACCGCCGAACTGCAATCGCTCCGCGCCGATTTGGACAAGCGGTTCGGCCGAGGGCTGCTACTTTGGCAGACCTCCAAGGAAGAGTTGGTCAAGGAGATGGACAGCACGATTCAAGTCCCCGGCTGGAGCAATATCTTTACCCAGCCGATCATCAATCGCATCGACATGTTGGCCACCGGGGTGCGAACGATGATCGGGGTGAAAGTGTTTGGGAACAATCTCGACCAGATTCAAAAAGTGTCGCAGCAGGTGGCCGAGGTGCTGCGAAAAGTGCCGGGGGCGGTGGGGGTCGTGCCCGACCAGATCGTCGGCAAGGGCTATCTGGAAATCACGATCGACCGCGGGCGTGCTGCCCGCTACGGCGTGAACGTCGGCGATGTGCAGGATGTGATCGAAGTGGCGCTAGGCGGAAAGCCGATCACGACCACGGTCGAAGGCCGCGAGCGTCATCCGGTGCGGATTCGCTATGCGCGCGATGCCCGCGCCGATGAGGAGCACATCAAGAATCTGTTGATCAATGCCGCCGGCGGGGCCGCGGCGGGCGACGGCGGGGCAGCGATGGACAGCGGGAATTCGGCGAAGGCTGGCATTACCCGCTCGCGGCCGCTGCAAATTCCCTTGGCCAGCGTTGCCGACGTACGGATCGTCGAGGGGCCGTCGGAAATCAAAAGCGAAAACGGCATGCTCCGCGCCTACGTTCAGCTCAACGTCAACACCCCCGATCTGGTCGGATTCGTCGAGCAAGCCCGCCGCCGGGTCGAGCAAGATGTAAAGCTCCCGGTCGGCATGCATTTGGAATGGAGCGGCCAGTTCGAGCACAAACTGCGGGCCGATCGCACGATGCGCTGGGTGATGCCTCTGGTGCTCGTTCTGATTTTCGTGATCTTGTATCTCACCTACAACGATCACGCCGACGCGGTGCTGATGATGATGGCCGTGCCCGAAGCGCTGGTCGGCGGCGTGTTCTTTCTCTGGCTCACGGGGCATAGCTACAGCGTCGCCGTGCAGGTGGGCTTCATTGCCTGCTTCGGCATGGCCACCGAAACCGGCATCATCATGCTCGTTTATCTGCGCGAAGCGATCGAGCGCCGCGGCGGTCTGGAAAACATCGCCTCGCTCGACGAACTAAAACAAGCCATCGTGGAAGGGGCCGTGCACCGCCTGCGGCCAAAGCTGCTCACCGAAGGCGTGGCGATTGTCGCCTTGGCGCCGATGCTCTGGGCATCCGGCACCGGCCATGAAGTGTTGTCGGCGATGGCGGCGCCGGTGCTTGGCGGGCTGCTAATCTCCGACGAAGTGGTCGATCTATTCCTCCCCGTGCGATTCTATTGGGTGCGCCGCCATCGCTGGCTCGGGCTGCACAGTAAATCGAATTCAACCGGAAGTAACCGCGAATCGGTGTGA
- a CDS encoding cation transporter yields MDGQRAEKLVLGLTLPPDSQARAADVRRALGLTYITLTWMTVEGAASLILGLVSKSLLLEAFGIDSAIELFSAGVLLWRLRAESSRRATASRVETVERRASKLAGYALLMLAIYVLLASAHCLFISRPTTDTRESIWGIIIGLTATVGMPILAGHKLKIAARLNSRALRADAMEAITCGYLSMVLIAGLAATWLLNWWWLDSVAALALVPFLIREGRAAIQGIDCCDGCHKSVR; encoded by the coding sequence TTGGACGGACAAAGGGCGGAAAAACTCGTGCTCGGATTGACGCTGCCGCCGGATTCTCAGGCGCGGGCGGCGGACGTTCGCCGCGCGCTCGGGCTTACTTATATCACGTTGACGTGGATGACCGTCGAAGGCGCTGCGTCGTTGATCCTCGGACTTGTATCAAAAAGCTTGCTGCTGGAAGCGTTTGGCATCGATAGCGCTATCGAGCTATTCAGTGCGGGCGTTTTGCTATGGCGCCTAAGAGCCGAATCCAGCAGGAGGGCGACGGCGTCGAGGGTCGAAACTGTCGAGAGGCGAGCCTCGAAACTCGCAGGTTATGCGCTGCTAATGCTTGCGATCTACGTGTTGCTGGCGTCGGCACATTGCCTCTTCATCAGCCGACCGACAACGGACACGCGCGAGAGCATCTGGGGAATTATCATCGGACTCACAGCGACGGTCGGCATGCCAATCTTGGCCGGCCACAAGCTGAAAATCGCTGCTCGCTTGAACTCGCGGGCGCTACGCGCCGACGCAATGGAGGCGATCACCTGCGGATACCTCTCAATGGTGTTGATCGCCGGCTTGGCGGCGACATGGCTGTTGAACTGGTGGTGGCTAGACAGTGTGGCGGCCCTCGCCTTGGTTCCGTTTCTTATCAGGGAAGGTCGCGCGGCGATTCAAGGAATAGACTGCTGCGACGGTTGCCACAAATCCGTACGATAG
- a CDS encoding SDR family oxidoreductase, with protein sequence MPNAPTTSVLDLFRLEGRRALITGGSKGLGRTIATALAQAGADIVITSRTADDCGSAARAIRGSTARTATAIAADISLAGDVDRLYQAATKDGPIDILVNSAGVNIRNPVGDISEADWDTVLNVNLKGPFLLARRFGPAMAERGWGRLIQLGSIMSVVSLPERTPYASSKAGILGLTRTLALEWAGKGVTVNAICPGPFATDMNKPLLADPAKYAAFVSKIPMGRWGELHEITGAALFLASPASSFVTGTTLFVDGGWTAQ encoded by the coding sequence ATGCCCAACGCACCCACAACCAGCGTCCTTGATCTATTTCGCCTCGAAGGCCGTCGCGCTTTGATCACCGGCGGTTCAAAAGGATTGGGCCGCACGATTGCGACGGCCTTGGCCCAAGCCGGTGCGGATATCGTGATCACCAGCCGCACTGCGGACGATTGTGGATCGGCTGCCCGTGCGATCCGCGGATCGACCGCACGAACGGCGACGGCGATCGCGGCGGATATTTCGCTCGCCGGCGACGTCGATCGGCTTTACCAAGCAGCGACGAAAGACGGGCCGATCGATATCCTCGTCAATAGCGCCGGAGTGAATATCCGCAATCCGGTTGGGGACATCAGCGAGGCCGATTGGGATACGGTGCTGAATGTGAATCTGAAAGGGCCGTTCTTGCTCGCTCGGCGATTTGGCCCGGCGATGGCCGAGCGCGGCTGGGGGAGGCTGATTCAACTGGGCTCGATCATGTCGGTGGTCAGTTTGCCGGAGCGAACGCCCTACGCGTCGTCGAAGGCAGGCATTCTGGGCCTGACGCGGACATTGGCCTTGGAATGGGCCGGCAAAGGCGTGACCGTCAACGCGATCTGTCCGGGCCCGTTTGCCACGGACATGAACAAGCCGCTATTGGCGGATCCGGCGAAGTATGCCGCGTTCGTTTCCAAAATTCCGATGGGCCGCTGGGGCGAACTGCATGAGATCACGGGAGCCGCGCTTTTTTTGGCTTCGCCAGCCTCATCGTTCGTCACCGGCACGACGCTCTTCGTCGACGGCGGCTGGACGGCGCAGTGA
- a CDS encoding SDR family oxidoreductase, whose translation MNVRLTGKTAIVTGAASGIGLATVLKYLAAEAKGVVAVDICDPPDALAMLAGDPRLRYVRGDVAIGQTAEEFTRTALAAFDSIDVLVNNAGIALVKPLHEHTPEEWDSVMNVNVKAVFWAARHVVPVMMRQRSGVILNTGSISGQVGIPGQGAYGPSKGALHEMTRQMAIEYAPYGIRVNAIGCGTVDTPIVYKSAAESGDPEKFWAMLRGNHPIGRIASADEVASFFTYMASDLASFFTGSILMMDGGFTAK comes from the coding sequence ATGAACGTGCGACTGACCGGAAAAACCGCGATTGTGACGGGCGCTGCCTCCGGCATCGGGCTGGCGACGGTGCTAAAGTACCTCGCCGCTGAAGCGAAGGGCGTGGTCGCGGTCGATATTTGCGATCCTCCCGACGCACTGGCGATGTTGGCCGGCGATCCGCGGCTGCGATATGTCCGTGGCGACGTGGCCATCGGGCAAACGGCCGAGGAATTCACGCGCACCGCGCTCGCGGCATTCGATTCGATCGATGTGCTGGTGAACAATGCCGGCATCGCGCTGGTCAAGCCGCTCCATGAGCACACGCCCGAGGAATGGGATTCGGTGATGAATGTGAACGTGAAGGCGGTGTTCTGGGCGGCCCGGCATGTCGTGCCCGTAATGATGCGGCAGCGATCGGGAGTGATCCTGAACACCGGCTCGATATCGGGCCAGGTGGGCATTCCTGGGCAGGGAGCCTATGGTCCGTCCAAGGGCGCGCTCCACGAGATGACTCGCCAAATGGCGATTGAATATGCGCCCTATGGCATCCGCGTCAACGCGATTGGCTGCGGAACTGTGGATACGCCGATCGTCTACAAATCGGCAGCGGAGTCGGGCGATCCGGAAAAATTCTGGGCCATGCTCCGCGGCAACCATCCGATCGGCCGCATCGCGTCGGCCGACGAAGTGGCGTCGTTTTTCACGTACATGGCCAGCGATCTGGCAAGCTTTTTCACCGGCTCAATCCTCATGATGGACGGCGGTTTTACCGCGAAGTGA